The following coding sequences lie in one Bacillota bacterium genomic window:
- a CDS encoding PDZ domain-containing protein yields MHTFFDLFLIVLKAVPMAVVSPATSYVFWIIALLVFSQYRRVENMERGIYGVAINRAFPQTVQAMGYGMLGGVLGTLIMVYIGVSPYTTSFAILLALALSLYLLHPRFVCFSYAAAIISLVHLATGWPDIYVPGLVAIVAVLHVTESFLMAVSGASCNTPLYVKNRAGHVVPGFSLQRFWPIPLAVLVLGSVPELGEAIPMPDWWPLVAPPPSVPLDAPDLAFIIFPIVAALGYSDLAVTLPPKAKCHRSAVNLAIYSAVLLCLAVASSRVPALQWVAALFSGLGHEAVVHLGNRRELRGNPYLVPAPEGIKIMGAIPGMPAHDTGLRGGDVILAVDGDRVNSRHDLEAALDMAGDHVHLLVANEQGKTRYLRSGVWGKSLGIIPLPRPGDRHHAEIGSSMPLKRLIGRIKGSGTRS; encoded by the coding sequence TTGCACACCTTCTTTGACCTGTTCCTCATTGTGCTCAAGGCGGTACCCATGGCAGTGGTGAGCCCTGCCACCTCGTACGTGTTCTGGATCATAGCCCTCCTGGTGTTTTCCCAGTACCGCCGGGTTGAGAACATGGAGCGAGGCATATACGGGGTCGCCATAAACAGGGCGTTCCCCCAGACTGTCCAGGCCATGGGCTATGGCATGCTCGGTGGTGTGCTGGGCACCCTCATCATGGTCTACATCGGTGTATCCCCTTACACCACCAGTTTCGCTATCCTGCTGGCACTGGCCCTCTCCTTATACCTCCTGCATCCACGGTTCGTGTGTTTCTCGTACGCCGCGGCCATCATCTCCCTGGTGCACCTTGCCACCGGCTGGCCCGATATCTACGTGCCAGGTCTTGTGGCCATTGTGGCGGTCCTTCATGTGACAGAGAGCTTCCTCATGGCGGTTAGCGGAGCATCGTGTAATACGCCGCTGTACGTGAAGAACAGGGCTGGGCATGTGGTGCCAGGGTTCTCCCTCCAGCGCTTCTGGCCCATACCCCTGGCTGTGCTGGTCCTGGGGAGCGTGCCCGAGCTGGGGGAGGCCATACCCATGCCAGACTGGTGGCCCCTGGTTGCCCCGCCACCCAGTGTGCCCTTGGATGCCCCGGACCTGGCCTTTATCATCTTCCCTATCGTAGCGGCCCTAGGCTATAGCGATCTCGCCGTGACCCTGCCACCGAAGGCTAAGTGCCATAGGAGCGCGGTTAACCTGGCCATTTACAGTGCCGTCCTGCTTTGCCTGGCTGTGGCGTCCTCCCGGGTACCCGCACTCCAGTGGGTTGCGGCGCTCTTCTCTGGACTCGGCCACGAGGCCGTGGTTCACCTGGGCAACCGTCGAGAGCTCCGAGGCAACCCGTACCTCGTGCCCGCACCCGAGGGGATCAAGATCATGGGTGCGATACCGGGTATGCCCGCCCACGATACGGGGCTCCGTGGGGGCGACGTGATCCTGGCGGTGGACGGGGACAGGGTGAACTCCCGCCATGATCTGGAGGCAGCGCTGGACATGGCAGGGGATCACGTTCACCTGCTGGTCGCAAATGAACAGGGAAAGACCCGCTATCTCCGCTCTGGTGTATGGGGTAAGAGCCTGGGCATTATTCCCCTTCCCAGGCCCGGCGACAGGCATCACGCGGAAATCGGCTCGTCAATGCCGCTTAAGAGACTCATCGGAAGGATAAAGGGTTCTGGCACGAGGTCATAG
- the ftsE gene encoding cell division ATP-binding protein FtsE, which translates to MIEMKYVSKIYGNNVTALSNISFSICKGEFVFVVGPSGAGKSTLVKMIYREETPTSGTVVVNGVDLGRMRRRDVPRLRRTIGVVFQDFKLLPDRTVFENVAFALRVIEASKREIRRKVPAVLEMVGLGERSSDMPHHLSGGEQQRVALARAVVNNPSVIIADEPTGNLDPDTSWGIVALLSEVNRRGTTVIMATHDKPIVDSMRKRVIQMEGGSVVRDTPHGVYGHAV; encoded by the coding sequence GTGATCGAAATGAAGTACGTTTCCAAGATTTATGGTAACAATGTGACAGCCTTGTCGAACATCTCCTTCAGCATTTGCAAGGGGGAGTTCGTTTTTGTCGTTGGACCCAGCGGTGCCGGCAAGTCAACCCTGGTGAAGATGATCTACCGCGAGGAGACTCCCACGTCAGGAACGGTAGTGGTGAACGGAGTAGACCTCGGGCGCATGCGGAGGCGGGATGTACCTCGCCTCAGGCGTACCATTGGTGTGGTGTTCCAGGACTTCAAACTCCTTCCAGACAGGACAGTCTTTGAGAACGTGGCCTTTGCCCTCAGGGTCATCGAGGCCTCCAAGAGGGAGATCCGGCGGAAGGTTCCCGCGGTCCTGGAAATGGTCGGGCTGGGGGAGAGGTCCAGCGACATGCCCCACCACCTGTCAGGCGGTGAGCAGCAGCGGGTGGCCCTGGCCAGGGCAGTAGTGAACAATCCCTCAGTCATCATAGCCGACGAGCCCACAGGCAACCTGGACCCTGATACGTCCTGGGGTATCGTGGCCCTGCTCTCGGAGGTCAACCGCCGGGGCACCACCGTCATCATGGCGACCCATGACAAGCCGATAGTTGATTCTATGAGAAAGCGCGTCATCCAGATGGAAGGCGGGAGTGTTGTGCGGGATACCCCCCACGGGGTCTACGGTCATGCGGTTTAG
- a CDS encoding S41 family peptidase encodes MPRVLKTILLVVLVAFVSSMGTAYYFRTHGYEVIFPELEGFDLPKMVKVVNAVKSHFVTEVEPGAMLEGALKGLVGYLGDPYSEYLDTEGYQQLNEDTTGTFSGIGVHVGVKHGYVTVIAPVKGSPADEAGLRAGDQILSVDGKDITQATLEEAVRLIRGPEGTPVDLQVTRDGQILHFSIVRDNVKLASVEWEMVGDDIGYLRIINFTEDTMESVTKAVREMENRGAQGLLLDLRSNPGGLLQEAIAIAPIFVPEGPIVEIAGKDGSHEQVTSSSDGYRHPIVVLVNGGSASASEILAGAIRDRGVGTLVGAKTFGKGSIQSIISLRDGTGLKLTTARYLTPSGQVIHGEGIEPHIQIELEEGETASSPSNGPDSQVKKALEVLRERMMASAA; translated from the coding sequence ATGCCCCGTGTTCTTAAGACCATTCTTCTCGTAGTCCTGGTTGCCTTTGTGTCGAGCATGGGAACGGCCTACTACTTCCGCACCCACGGTTACGAGGTCATCTTCCCAGAGCTAGAGGGCTTCGATCTGCCCAAGATGGTCAAGGTGGTCAATGCAGTGAAAAGCCACTTCGTCACCGAGGTTGAGCCAGGCGCAATGCTGGAAGGCGCGTTGAAAGGCTTGGTAGGGTACCTTGGCGACCCCTACTCGGAGTACCTGGATACCGAGGGGTACCAGCAACTCAACGAGGATACCACCGGGACCTTTTCCGGGATAGGCGTTCACGTGGGAGTCAAGCATGGCTACGTGACGGTCATAGCCCCGGTTAAGGGGAGTCCCGCTGATGAGGCCGGCCTGCGCGCTGGCGACCAGATCCTGTCGGTGGACGGGAAGGACATAACCCAGGCCACCCTGGAGGAAGCGGTGAGGCTGATACGAGGCCCCGAGGGAACCCCGGTTGACCTGCAGGTTACCCGGGACGGCCAGATCCTGCACTTCAGCATAGTGCGGGACAATGTGAAACTGGCCTCCGTAGAGTGGGAAATGGTTGGAGATGACATAGGATACCTGCGTATCATCAACTTCACAGAGGACACTATGGAATCAGTGACCAAAGCGGTCCGCGAGATGGAGAACAGGGGGGCCCAGGGCCTCCTCTTGGACCTCCGCTCTAACCCTGGCGGGCTACTCCAGGAGGCCATAGCCATAGCTCCCATCTTTGTTCCTGAGGGACCCATAGTTGAGATCGCGGGTAAAGACGGCTCTCACGAGCAGGTAACCTCTTCATCGGACGGCTACCGTCACCCCATAGTAGTGCTGGTGAACGGAGGGAGCGCCAGTGCCTCCGAGATCCTGGCAGGCGCGATCCGGGACCGTGGGGTAGGCACGCTCGTAGGTGCCAAGACCTTTGGAAAGGGCTCGATCCAGTCAATAATAAGTCTTAGGGACGGTACCGGTTTGAAGCTCACAACAGCCCGCTACTTGACTCCTTCAGGCCAGGTAATCCACGGGGAGGGGATCGAACCCCATATCCAAATAGAGCTGGAGGAGGGTGAGACAGCATCTTCCCCCTCCAATGGCCCTGACAGCCAGGTTAAGAAGGCCTTGGAGGTGCTCAGGGAGCGAATGATGGCCTCGGCCGCCTGA
- a CDS encoding peptidoglycan DD-metalloendopeptidase family protein codes for MFKGRLKPALALALSVVILATVPAWATDLNSELNKKTEELNKVNKRIEQQKRNLENTRRQEATVRSEITRLETTLEQTAQELVDLEAEIAILEDRIATTEAELAQKIEELEERTDLLGRRVRAIAENGNFSFIEVVLASKSFGDFLGRFELLKLVVTHDVSLFHQVTAEKEEVERHKANLEAHRQELEELKQEVVSKKEYFENTSRERQVYLASVVQDKKKYERELDELERLSNQLVKTIQEIQAKIRRASKDGFKLAWPTPGSITSYFGMRLHPILRTQRMHTGIDIAAPSGRTILAAEDGGVIYSGVLGGYGNCIILDHGGGISTLYAHCSVLLVGYGQEVRQGQAIARVGSTGLSTGPHLHFEVRVDGTAVNPMAYY; via the coding sequence GTGTTCAAGGGGAGACTCAAGCCAGCTCTAGCCTTGGCCTTGTCTGTGGTGATCCTTGCCACTGTTCCAGCTTGGGCCACGGACCTTAACAGCGAGCTGAACAAGAAGACAGAAGAGCTGAACAAAGTCAATAAGAGGATAGAGCAGCAAAAGAGAAACCTGGAGAACACCAGGCGGCAGGAGGCCACCGTAAGGTCGGAGATAACCCGCCTTGAGACAACACTGGAACAGACGGCTCAGGAGCTGGTAGATCTTGAGGCCGAGATCGCCATCCTTGAAGACCGCATTGCCACCACCGAGGCCGAGCTGGCCCAGAAGATAGAAGAGCTGGAGGAGAGAACGGACCTCCTGGGGAGGCGAGTCCGAGCCATTGCCGAAAACGGCAACTTCAGTTTCATCGAGGTGGTACTAGCCAGCAAGTCCTTTGGCGACTTCCTGGGACGCTTCGAACTCCTGAAACTCGTGGTCACCCACGATGTTTCCCTCTTCCACCAGGTAACCGCGGAGAAGGAAGAAGTAGAACGCCACAAGGCCAACCTTGAGGCCCACCGGCAGGAACTTGAGGAGCTAAAACAGGAGGTAGTAAGCAAGAAGGAATACTTCGAAAACACCTCCCGGGAGCGCCAGGTCTACCTGGCATCGGTGGTCCAGGATAAGAAGAAGTATGAGCGGGAACTGGACGAGCTGGAGCGCCTGTCAAACCAGCTGGTCAAGACCATTCAGGAGATCCAGGCCAAGATCCGCAGGGCGAGCAAGGATGGTTTCAAACTCGCCTGGCCTACCCCCGGGAGTATCACCTCCTACTTCGGGATGCGGCTCCATCCCATCTTGAGGACCCAGCGCATGCACACGGGCATTGACATCGCGGCACCCTCGGGCCGGACCATCCTGGCCGCTGAAGACGGAGGAGTCATCTACTCGGGGGTTCTTGGAGGCTACGGCAACTGTATCATCCTGGACCACGGCGGCGGGATATCCACCCTGTATGCCCACTGCTCCGTGCTCCTGGTGGGTTACGGGCAAGAGGTCAGGCAGGGCCAAGCCATAGCCAGGGTAGGCAGTACCGGGTTGTCCACAGGCCCCCACCTCCACTTCGAGGTTCGAGTTGACGGCACAGCAGTAAACCCCATGGCCTACTACTGA
- the ftsX gene encoding permease-like cell division protein FtsX, giving the protein MRFRTLGYLTGSAFTGIRRHKAMSIASATTMAIALLVLGVFFLVSANLDHMATFIEGQVEVKAYMGDDVTQEATGTIKARVEEIEHVAEVKVVSRHEALERLKAQFGDQSYLLEAVEEMNPLRDSLEIRVIGPENVREVAQAVVGLPGVVRVDHRQDIMDNLVQIIRATRWAAAAILALLGSATVILISNTVRLTVIARRREVAIMKLVGATDGFIRWPFFLEGVLLGLAGALVAMGATWYGYERFVEVVMKSAPFIPVLPRQPLLTNVSLLLAGVGAGVGALGSCLPLRQFLRV; this is encoded by the coding sequence ATGCGGTTTAGAACCCTAGGGTACCTTACAGGCAGCGCGTTCACGGGCATAAGGCGGCACAAGGCCATGAGCATAGCGTCGGCCACCACCATGGCCATAGCCCTCCTGGTGCTGGGTGTGTTCTTCCTGGTCTCGGCCAACCTTGACCACATGGCCACTTTCATAGAGGGCCAGGTAGAGGTCAAGGCCTACATGGGCGACGATGTCACCCAAGAGGCCACGGGGACTATCAAGGCAAGGGTAGAGGAGATCGAGCACGTAGCCGAGGTGAAGGTTGTAAGCAGACACGAGGCGCTGGAACGGCTCAAGGCGCAATTCGGTGACCAGAGCTACCTCCTTGAGGCGGTTGAGGAGATGAACCCCCTCAGGGATTCCCTGGAGATCAGGGTCATAGGCCCGGAGAATGTCCGCGAGGTGGCCCAGGCTGTGGTTGGGCTTCCCGGAGTGGTCCGGGTGGACCACAGGCAGGACATCATGGACAATCTTGTCCAGATCATAAGGGCTACCAGGTGGGCTGCCGCGGCTATCCTGGCCCTGCTGGGCTCAGCCACGGTAATACTCATCTCCAACACGGTTCGCCTCACGGTGATAGCACGCCGCCGGGAGGTGGCCATTATGAAGCTGGTAGGGGCGACCGATGGATTCATTAGATGGCCCTTCTTCCTTGAAGGAGTGTTGCTGGGCCTTGCCGGAGCCCTGGTGGCTATGGGAGCCACTTGGTACGGCTACGAGCGCTTTGTGGAGGTAGTCATGAAGTCGGCCCCATTCATCCCGGTCCTGCCCCGCCAGCCGCTCTTGACCAATGTGTCCCTTTTGCTGGCTGGCGTGGGAGCCGGGGTCGGCGCCCTGGGCTCATGCCTGCCACTTCGCCAGTTTCTCAGGGTCTAG